The DNA sequence GGTCTGAAGTATAATAAAGTGGAGTATATGAAGCCGGTGGATATGTTTCCGCAGAATCACATGTTGAAGGGTTCCAAAATTAATATGAATATAAAAAAAGCCCATTCAAACATTAGTTTGGATGGGCTTTTATCAGGAGAAGATTTCTTTAAAGAATGTTGGTAAATAAAAATGGGGTACCTAGGTGCATTAATCTAAATTCACTAGGTATCCAAAAACAATCAAAACACCTTCGTAGTCCAATCCTCACAATTCCAAATATCGGTCGCAATTTCACGATAGAAGTCAGGTTCGTGAGATACCATCAATATACTTCCGCGATAGGCTTTTAGAGCACGCTTTAGTTCTTCTTTTGCGTCGACATCCAGGTGGTTGGTAGGCTCATCCAGAATGAGTAAGTTCGTTTCTGTGTTTAAGATTTTGCACAGGCGGACTTTGGCTTTTTCGCCACCGGATAGGACTTCGACTTTGCTTTCGATATGCTTGGTTGTTAATCCGCATTTTGCAAGTGCAGCGCGGACTTCAGCCTGGTTCATGCTTGGGAATTCGCTCCAGATTTCTTCGATACAAGTGTTATAGTTGGCCTCTTTCACCTCTTGCTCGAAATAACCGAGGTGTTGATATTCACCGCGTTCGACTTTACCCGAAATCGGATTAACCAGCCCAAGAATACTTTTTAAGAGAGTAGACTTACCAATACCGTTAGCACCAACGAAGGCAATTTTTTGTCCGCGTTCCATTTTTAAATTCAGCGGGCGGGACAGTGGTTCATCATATCCAATAACAAGATCTTCTGCTGTGAAAATCCAGCGGCTGGCTGCACGGGCTTCTTTGAAATGGAATTCCGGCTTCGGCTTTTCTCTCCCCAACTCAATCACTTCCATTTTGTCGAGCTTCTTCTGGCGGGACATCGCCATATTACGAGTCGCGACATTTGCTTTGTTGCGGGCGACAAAGTCCTTTAAACCGGCAATTTCCTGCTGCTGGCGCTTGTAAGCAGACTCCAGCTGCTGCTTCTTCATTTCATGAATATTTAAGAAGTTATCATAGTCACCAACATAGCGATTCAACTCCTGGTTCTCCATATGGTAAATCAAGTTAACCACACTGTTCAGGAATGGAATATCATGTGAAATCAGGATAAAAGCATTTTCATATTCCTGTAAATAACGCTTCAGCCATTCGATATGCTGTTCATCCAAATAGTTCGTAGGCTCATCCAGCAAGAGGATTTCAGGCTTTTCCAGCAAAAGCTTAGCCAGCAAAACTTTCGTACGCTGCCCGCCGCTCAGATCATCTACATCCCGATCCAGTCCGACATCGTCTAATCCCAGACCACGCGCAACTTCCTCAACCTTTGAGTTAATCTGATAGAAGTCGTTACTATCCAACGTTTCTTGCAGCTCTCCAACTTCAGCAAGTAGTGCCTCGATATCAGCACCTTCATCACTCATTTTTCCATAAAGTTCATTGATCTCTGCTTCAGCATCAAATAGATATTGAAAGGCAGTACTCAAAGCCTCTCGCATCGTCGTCCCTTTTTGAAGTACAGAGTTCTGATCTAAATAACCAACGCGTACTTTTCGTGACCACTCCACTTTGCCCTCATCGGGCTGCAGCTTGCCAGTTACAATATTCATGAAAGTAGACTTACCCTCACCATTTGCCCCAACAAGTCCAACGTGTTCCCCTTTTAAAAGACGAAAAGACACATCATTAAAAATCGCACGATCACCAAAGCCGTGACTTAAATTCTTTACGTATAATACGCTCATTTTTTTACCCCCATGTATAAATGCCTCTAGTGGATATCTTACTAGATTTTGAATGAATTTTGTAGTTGAAGTTATTTCAAGCAGTGCTTCATATACTTTTCAGGAGTGGCTGAGTGAGATTCAAAATATCCACCTTGTTAATCGCTATAGGAATACGCCTTGAGAAAGGGATATTCAGGGATTGGAATATGATAGCCAAAAGGAATTATAAAGAATTAGTGTTTTTAAAGAAATAGGTGTCTGACCTCACATAGCTAAAGCTTTAAAGCGTGTGTGGTCAGGCACTTTTTTTTTACGGTCATGACATTATAAAGACCTTGCAGAAAGATTGCTCCGTTCACTTTCTGCATCGCCTCAGCTCACCAACCTCTTATTTAGCGTGACTTAAGGCACTCCCACGGTTAAGTTCTAACCCTATTTCTCTTCTGGCGAAACTAGCAAGCGACGGGTTTTGTGCAGAGGTAGCTGCTCTGGTCACTCGGGACTTAACTCTGTCGTTAATAGAAGCTTTTGAATGTTATGTACACTGTTTTAATTAGGATTTTCAACAATCAATAGGAATATATTGTAATATATTGTAAAATATCGGAGAGGGGGAGTGCGTTTATGAAACTAACAAAGCTGACTATAAGAAATTTCAAAGGCATTAAGGAACTAGCTTTAGACGTAGAAAATATATCTATAATTATTGGCCCTAATAACTGCAGTAAAAGTACGGTATTAGAAGCATTGTGTAAGTTTGGATCCAGCGACACAATGTTGGAAAAAAACCTTTATCATCGACACAACACTTCTAATCCAGTTAGTTTTCATGCTACTTTTTCAGATTTAACAGATGAAGAAATTAATCTTCATGGTATTAGAGCGTCGCTTCATGAACCAACTGGAAAGTTTATCGTAAGGGCAGTATATCGTTTGGGAGAAAAGGTAGAACGTGCTTCAAAACTTTCGGGAAATGAGGAACATGATCTAGGTAACGAAGGCTGGAATGGGAAAATGGGAGGGGGAAAAAATGGAACCCATTTTTTAAGCGCGTTTCCCGAGGTAATCTACATACCAGCGGTGAAAAATGCCAATGATGATATAAAAGATTCTTCTCCTTATATGAAAACTTTGTACGCTTTGTATAAAGATGTTATTCGAGGACTAGATGAATATAAAGAAGCTAAAGAGAAAACACAGCTATTACAAGATAAAATCAATTCACATGATAACGAAAAAATCAAATACTTTGAGGAAGAAGTGCAAGGTTTTTTAAAAGAAGTTACTTCAACGACAATTAGATTTAGTGTGGATGTTAACCCGCTGGACGAAATAGTGAGTACTTCCTTGAAACCTAATTTCGACTTTAATGGGTTAGAAACTATGCTGGCGCATCAGGGTAATGGAGTGCAACGGACATTTATGCTTTCAATACTTAAAGGGTTTAAAATGTACATGAAAAAATACCAGGGAGAGGATAAAGGAGTAAATCGCCCTTTAATAATAGCTATTGAAGAACCCGAGTTATATCTCCATCCTCACCTTGCCAGAGTATTTAAGGAAACACTCTATAGCCTGGCAGATGAGGGTTTCTTTCAAGTTTTGGCAACATCACATTCTCCGAACTTCATTGATTTATCTAAGCCTCACAGGACATTAGCAAAGCTTTCGTTGAATGAGGATAAAAATGTTATAGTTAGTCAGGTAAACTCAGATATTTATGGCTTGCCAAGTCATGAAAAAGATAAATTTCAAGCATTATTAAGATTTAACCCGTATGTTAATGAAATCTTTTTTGCCAAAAATGTAATTTTAGTCGAAGGCGATACCGAGGTTGTTGCATTAAAGTTAATCGGGGAAAAGCTAGTTAGTAGTGGAGACTTGGACAGTGAAATTTACAATAGAACATCTGTTGTAAACTGTGCAGGCAAAGGCACAATGTATGTTGTATTGAACGTCCTAAATAATTTTGGAATTCAATATACCTGCATACACGATTTCGATATGACTGAACATAATAAAAAAGGAGAAATTAAGACAGTAGCAGCGCTTAAAAAGGTATTAACCTTAAATCATAAGATTGAAAGGCTATGCAATGTAAAAGGTAACAAAAAGTTTGTATTTCAATATACATTTGAAGAAGAAATGCCTCCGGATTATGAAAAAGGAAGTTCCAAGTCGTTTGCTGCCTATGAATATCTACAAGGGAAAGAAACTATTGAAATGCCTCTAAGGCTTTTAAATATAGTGAAATCAGCATATGGTATTCAACTGCAACAGGAACTTGATCATAAAAACTCCACTGTTTTAGAGTATTATAATTGGGATAACTTGAATCAAGCCAAATCTGAGTGGGTACCCCCGGATGACTCAGAATTTATTATTTCTGTTTGGAAAGGGCTCAATGAGCAAGAACAATCTGAACCAGTTGAATAGATACAAATAATTAAAACCATCTACAATCGGACCCCAGGGAAAAAGAAAAACTAACCAGACACCACTAGTATTGCCACATACTGATGAGATGGTAAGTGAATTAGTGTTTGAGGTCAAGCTAACCGATTGATTTATCGCCAGTTAATAAAAATAGGTGCCTAATCCCACATAACTAGTGCTTTAAAGCGTGTGGGGTCAGGCACTTTCTTATCGCCGATTTTTTTATCACACGGTCGTTGTGCCCAGCTGATTACGAAAACCTTAGGGTAAACCAAGTGCTGACGGGATGGTTGGATACATTTTGAGGCATATTATAGCCTCCTTCTCTAGAAACGCTTACACATTGGTTTGCTGGAGAGAGCGTGTGACATTCTTCTTTTAAAATTCTTTGTTCATCCAATCCTAAAATCCATTTAGATAAAATCAATATTATTAAGCATAGATACCGTAACATCTCCACGAAGCCATAAATTATAATAATATATATTGATACCATTAATGGAATGATTTTTTTTTGAGGCATCCCCACCTGTCCCTTTAAGGAAAAATGCACTATCTTTTGATTTAGGAAAATTAACAGATTTCCTAATCGTATTCGATTTTTTATTGATTGTAGGTTTATTGTTTTTATCTAATACAGGTGTTTCTTTCAATTTATCATTATTAATTAAATATCGAACTTGCTCCCAGACAGGTTTGATTTTACTTTCAATTATTGAATCATTTATAGAAAGACGTTTAAATCCTAGGAATTTATTTGACATTAATGGAGCCTTTGATGTAGGCTCTTCGAAAATAATAAATAGAAATTGTTTTTCATGGAAGTAGTTATAGACAAATGAATTTTCAAATTCAATTGATTCGTCGCACCATTCTTTAAAGTCTATTTCACAAAATTTAGTGTCTTCTGTCCGAAGACCTTCAGTTGTTTGAACAATGGATTTTGGAATAATTCCAACCTTACTGAAAAATTCAATGTTACTAAGTTTTTTTGCTGTTCCACCAAACATTCTTACAATAATTTGTTCAGAGATAGAATTTGGCGCCAATCCGCGTTTAGTTGGTGGGATATTAAATTGAGTCATAAGCTCTCCAACTGTTTTATTTTTATATTTCTGGGTAAGTTTGTGTAGTTCCTCCTCTAATTCTTTAAATGTTGAGTAAGTATCATCTAGTTTTTCAAGTTTAGCTCCAAAATGCTTCTGCACTAAAGTTGATACAGTTGTGCGTTTTAAACGGAAACGAGGGCGGTTGGGCCATTTAGGGGCTGTATCTATGAGCATTAGATCTTTTCTAAGTTCAGAAGAAATTCTAGAATATTCTGTTGTAGGATCCTTGTATGTATCTTTTAAGTGTTGTATAAAATTACGAACAATAAGCCAATCATTTTTTAGGGTTTCCTTCTCTTCATCAGAAAACTCATGGAAGTGGTAGCCCTTGATAAAAAACTTTGCATATTCAGCAGCAGGTACAGTTTCTAAAGAGTCGTAATGATAATAAACCAATAATAAGTGCTCTAATTTGCGCCAGAAGCTCGAGGTTTCAAATTCTTCATCTGTTATTGATTCAGGTGTTACAGCTGTAATTGACATGGGCTCTTTTGCCTCGTAAATCAAATCAACAGAATTTTTTGACCTACTATTTTCCCTAGGTCGGCGGATTCCTGTGGTTTTTAGTTCTGTCCCAATACCATCAACCATTAAATCAGGGTTCTTATCTGTATCGGGTGGATATCCTAAAATAGATTGTTCAACAACATCTCCAGCTATACCAGTAATCTTAGGTGACTTTATAGTTCTTGCAAAAACATTATTAACATCTGACTCTCCAAGAGTCTTGCCAACAGCATTTCTTAAAATAGTATCTAATTCTTTTCGTGTGAACTCATGTAAGGCCATGAAGTAGGACTCCTTTTCTAATGCTAAGTATATGATACGGTATTAAATAAATTTATTCATTATATCGGTTCTAAGGAATTGGGTCTTTAGCTTTACCGTTGTTCAGAAAGAAATATTATGTATATTGGTAAAAACGATATTAATAATACAAATGAGAAAGAGCTTTGAAAAAACTAGAGTTACTTAATCAATATACGCGCGAAGAGGCTTATGAGATTTTTGATGGAATTACACCATTTAAATGGATTCAAGGTATTAAAAAATCCCTCAACGTCTTCATATTCTTGTTCTCTTTGTTAAGTTTGGGCAGGATATATTAGTACAATAATTTATAGAAATTATTACTAATGGTGGAGTACTTACATGGCAACCACAAAAAAAGCAAGGACTCAATAATCCGCAAACTTTAGATTTTATTAGCCATACTATTAATTACAAGATATTACTTGTTTTTACGGACACGAAAAACTAATCTAGAAAACAAAAACACAGTGCCATTTAATATATGGGAAGACTTCCTTATCTAGCACACGATTTAGAAAAAGAATATCCTATGTTTTTCAAATGGCAGCTTTTAGACTATAAATCTTTAACTTTTGACGATTCTACTATTCTAGATTTGTATTTAGTAATGAAAGAAGCGTCTATTATAAAAGGGAATAGTCTACTTGAAACAAGTAAGCCGGAAAAAAGAGAGAGGGTAAAAATCAAAAAATACTTTTTCTTAGAGGGAAGGAGACAGAAGTACAGTTAGTCTGACGAAAACTAGCTGCTTTTTTCTTGGTTAAATGTTTTAGCTGATTTCAAAAAGGAGCTTGTTCAAAACCCGTCTCGAGAACAATAGTGAAGAGGATCTTCCGTAAGCGTCCAGGTATAGCTCTCGAAGTGCCTTCCTTAAAGCACTGTTCTCATTGTCATCGTCCACTCCAATCCCTATACAGTCTTTGTAGGGCGAAGAATCCTGGCAAATAGTTGCTGTTACTTTGTAATGAGAAGGGAATTGCAGAAGCTCAACTTCTACCTCATCTCCGTGCTCGTTTTTTATCCTTACAACTCGAGAATTTCGATATTCAGTTACCAACGATATTCCCCTTTCAATGATTAAATTTATTTTGCAGCTCGTTCTAATGAACAATCTCAACTAAATGACGGCATATCGCAACTATCAACCCAGATATAAGGGGCATTGTGAAGGTACTCAACAGGAGTAAATGATATTAGTTACATTTACTCCTCAATCACTCAACATTGCCGCAGTTGTTATTTCTCTTCCAGGTCACTATTTTCCTCAGCTATCTTTATTAATTCCCAAGTCTTCAATCCAAATGCCTTCGCGATTGATGCTGTACCAGCGCCGAGGCTGGGGTCAATATGGTTTTGTTCCACTTTGCTTATGTACTCGCGTGAATAGCCGGTTAATCCAGCGAGGTCCTCCTGGCTGAGTTTCTGCTCGGCTCTTAACCGTTTGATTGTGCTCCCGATGTAAAGGATTTGCTCTTTGTCCAAAGGAAATTTCTCCTTTTTACAGTAATTACATAACTGAGCAGGCAGAAACACTATGAACTATAGTTCACAAAAGATATGAAATTTTATAAAGTGGATGTTTTTTATCACGGGAAGGTCTGTTTTACATGATATCGAAGGTGTGACCACACATTTATGAAGGATTGGGATGCTAGTTTTAAATCAATTTTGGTTATAAGGCATAAGAGGAGAGGTCGGCCTTTTACCAGGATGGAGTTCTGGAAAGGCAATTAGTTTATACTTCATTATTGCTCAATAAAAAGGGTGCGATTTCCTTATTGAAGAAACGCACCCCATAGTGAAGAATATTTATATTTTCTTTCTTTCATTTATTCCGCCCCAAAGTTCTAGAGGATTACTCACCAACCATACCGTCGCCATCACGATCGTCCATATAAGGGTATAACCAATGATCACTCGTAATCGGCATACTAAAACCTGCTGCCTTTGCTTCTTTAATCGTCACCTGTCCATTACCGTTTGTGTCAACACTAGAGATATCACCGCTTGTGTTTGTAGTGGTTGTTTCGGAAGGCTCACTGCTTGTTAAACCTAGTGATTCGTTTACTTCATCAGGGTTCACATTTTCAAATGTATCAACGATCTCATTACCCATTAAAGTATAGGTATACTGATAACTTGAAGGAATCTGCGTTTCCGTATTCGGATATGTGATAATGGCTTCAAAATTAGTAGCTCCACCTGCCTTACGAATCGCATCTTCCATATAAGCTTGATCGCCGTGTCTGTTGAGCGTACTATCCTGTGGAGTAATATTATAAGCATTTGATACTCCGCCAAGAGAATCAGCAATGATATGACCTTCATCTAAAACGTCACTTTCGACACCAGGAACCTTTGCTTCATCAGAATAGTACCTTCCAGACGATGATACAGGTTCGGTACTGTCATCTTGCAATATGATTTCGTCAGCAATGACACGTACTAGCTGCCCGTATTCATTCGTAAATGCCCAATATTCCCGGTCCCCATAACCAATGTCAACGACGACTTTGGATTCACGATAACCAGATACATCACCGCCATCAACCTCAATAAGTTCGTATCCTGAGAAAAGTTCATTATTAGATTGGGTGGATGTTTCCTTGCCAGCTGGAACACTTGCCGTTTTCTCAGCTTCTGGTTTAACAGTAACTGTAGTTTCTTCTTGTGGAACTTTATCTGCATTTGTATTGGATGCATCTTCTGGGTTGGTACAACCAGCCATGAAGATGATCGTTAAAAGTGAGATTAGATAGTTCATTTTCTTTATCATCTGATTACTCCTCTATGAAAGTTAATTCTTAAGATCTAGGATGTTAACATAGATTAATATTGTTAACCTATTCATATTACCACTAAGTTCCATCTTTTTTTGAGTGGTATATATTTCCGGTTATTTTATGAGAGAAATATAATTACTTTGTGAGGGTTATTGAACTGATTTGCCCAATGCTTTAGATTCATTCCTTTACATAAAAAGGTGCCTGCCCCAAACACTTGCTAAAGCTTTAGTGGTGGGGCGGGCACCTTCTTTTATGGATGGAACTTGGATTGACTAATATTTTTACTTTAATTAATAGGTAGATTAGTATTGGGGGGGGGGAGCATGTTCCCGAGGAGGGAGCCTGTTTTTTACTGCCTTAAAAGCAAGTATAGTCATTTTGCTCCACACATTATCCGATAAATACCAGTTTATCTATAAAATTAGATGTTCTAAAATGAGGTTGAAGTGGGAGTTGAATCCCTATGGGGATAACTTCCAACAACATTCTCTCCAACACTTATTATATGGAGATTGTGACCCTCATACCCGATACCTTTTGTACTATAGCATTAATGACTAGGTTAAACACAGGTGATATAATTTATTTATACTACTTAAAGTATTATCAATTATTAAAAATATAGGAGTATATACATATGTATCGTAGTAAAGACTTGGTTGTTTCTGCTCAAATTGAAATAGATAATAAAATATCTAAATATAAAGGAATGAAAGTCTCGGAGTTGAAAGAACGTTTGTCTATGCCAATGAAGGATAATAAAGCCTCTTTTGTACAGTTAGCTAGGAAGATGATGGGGATAACAAATAACCAGTTTGGTTTATGTGATAATAGGGTTGATGCGGTTTTAAAGACAGTTCGCTTAACAGGTATGGAAACACCTGCAGAAGCCATGTCATTCATGCCGGTGGACTTCAAAGAATGGTCAGAAGCATCGTCTTGGGAAAGTTGCTCCCTATACAAGTATTTTAATAAAAAGACACTATTGCTATTTATCTTTCAGCAATATCCCACTGGAAAGCGTGTTGACGACAGTGAAATGACTTTTTTAGATGCTAAAGTTTGGAAGATGTCAGATTATGATTTAAACCATGGACTTAAAGAAGTCTGGGAACGGGTTCGATACCTAATCAATGCAGATAAATTAGAAATCACTCCTGTGAAACAAAAAAACGGGAAAATAATAAATAAGAATAATTTGCCATCTGGTAAATTTAACTCACTAGGTCACTTGAGACCCGGCGCAATAAATGGTGATGATAAACTACTGTTGCCGACTGGGCAAAGAATTGTAAAACAGAGATTCTGGTTTAATAGTGAATACGTAAAAGAAATTATAGATTTATAGGAGACGGATAAAATGGAGAATATCAATTTATTTGATTTGTATAAGAAGGGCTTTGTTAAAGAGGGCGGCCATAATGTTAATGTTCCAATTAAAAAGGCAAGTGGAGAAAAATATGATGGTAGAACTTACGCTATTCCACTAAAGTACCTCTATTATAATGAACAGAATGGTAGAATAGGGGTTTCACTTTCTGATTACGAAAGTACTAATGGTCAATTAATACCCGGTCATAACGAAGAATACAATATGGTCATCCAAAATATGTTGGCGTATGCTGACGAAACTACTAAAAAAGATATGGAAACCTTGCAAAGAGACATTGCCATTAAAGGTCAAGATGAACCTGGTTATGTTTTAAGTGATGGGCGAGTAATTGATGGGAATCGTCGGTTCACAGCAAAGCGATTACTTGAACAAGACCCTTTAATAACAGAGCAGCAATATTTTGAAGCCGTTATTTTAGATGATTTATCCGTACAAAACCATGATGACCAAAAGAAAATTAAGTCACTTGAATTGCAAATCCAATTCGGCAAACTTGGAAAAGTTGATTATAACCCAATTGACAGGGCTATTGATGCGTATAAAACAATCGTAAAAAATAATATTATGAGTGTCGCAGAGTATACTAAGTTTGCTGGACTGACACCGAACGAAGTTAACAAACGAATATTGGAAGCTGAGCTAATTATCAAATTTTTGGAGTTTGCGAATACGAACCCCGATAACTATGCTCTAGCAAAACAATTAGATTTAGACGGACCGCTCCAAGATATGATTCCTCAATACAAAAAAATAAGAGATTCAGATAACTTAGAGCAATTATTAAATAGTCTGTTTGCAAAAATCATTCAAATGCGCTCATCCAAAGAAGATTTTAAGGCTGAGTTTAGACAGATAGTCAAAAATGTTGTCGGTACAAAAAATGAAGAAAAATTTATTGAAGAAATGGAAGATGCAACAGATACGATAGTGGAAGCACTAGATAAAGAAGATGTTATAAAGAACAATGTGGATTTATTTTCTACTTTACAAAGTAATCAGGAAGCTGTACAGGCGCTGGCAAAAGTTCAAACAATCACTTCCAATCATTCTGAAAAGGCGAAGAACTATAAAGAACAAAATAAACCAGTGAAACTCGCTGAAAAAGCATTAAGTAGTATTGAAGCTATTGATAAAAAAATTATTACAGGGCTACCTAAAAGTGAAATGGCTAAATTACAGAGTAGCTTTGAGAAGTTAAAATCAAAAATCGATGATCTTCTTTCTGAGGAGCGATAAGTTTTGTTAAAGGGTTTGCAAGGCCGACTTAAATCTAGTTATAATTCAATGATTCAAAATGTAGCAGCGGATTTCTATAATCCAGTTTTGAGTGAATCCATTAGCTATAAACGAGTCAGTGGCTATTTTTCATGTAAGGCACTTTCAATATATGCTGAAGGATTGGATAGGATTGCAGAAAATGATGGATATATTCAATTCATTATTTCTCAAAATATTTCAGAAAAAGACTTCGAAACCATTAAAGCTGGATATCGTGAGCGCTCGAAAGGAGAAACCTTAACGCAGACTGATAAACAGCGCTTGGGGAATTTAGCTTATCTAATCTCAAAAGGTAAAGCAGATGTGAAATTTGGCTTAGTAAAGAATGGATTGTTCCATACCAAGTGGGGCTTATTTGAAGATGGACAAAAAGATGTTGTTTACTTTAATGGATCCTTAAATGAGACAGCGAATGCTATAGAGAATAACTTTGATTCATTTGATGTTGATTTCTCATGGGATGTAAGCGTCAATGTCCGCCAGCGTGTCGAGCAAAAAAAGGAAGAGTTTTCCCGTCTGTGGAATGATGATTATCCTGGTGTGCAAGTGGTCGATGCTACAGAGCTTATTTATCCCTTACTTCAAGAATTTGATATGGGTAGGATTCAAAGGATACCAAATCCAGAGGAAAATTCAGTTATCTTTGATATGGATGAGGAGCATTTCTTTTTCATTGATAAGAGCGATGAAGAAGTAACTTCATTAAAAACGTTTAAGAGTAAATTTAGTTTTTATGTAGATGATGATAAGGGATATCCTTTTTTCAAAGGAGACCTAACATATCGGGAGATTGAAAAAATAATTGATTTAGCTAATAAGCAGGCGATTAAACGTCAATTTAACTTTACAGTCTCTTCACGTGTCGATAATTTTATCAATGCTCAGAAGTATTCAATTGAAGAATATCGGAAATCTGGATTGACGCTAAAAAACCGTGATAGTCGCTGGGAAGAAGAGTTTACAGAGTTTAAGAGAGTTGTTGAAGAGGAAGTTGCTCGTCCACTAAAGCCTTTACAACTTCGATCAGCCATGTATATGCTCACTCAAAAAAGAGCCGCAAACTTTTCTGTGCCAGGAGCTGGAAAAACAGCTATGTTATTGGGCGTCTTTGCTTATCTAAACAGTAAGCAAAAAGGAGAGCCGATAAAGCGAATATTAGTGGTGAGTCCGATTAATGCATTTTTATCTTGGAAAGATGAATTCCGGGCAGTTTTTCAAACAAAAAAAGAGCCTCGGATACTTAGTATTCATGATCAGTCCATAAATGGTAATAAATATGCGTTTGAGGCACAATGGTCATCAGCTAATCTGATATTGATCAACTATGAGTCTTTGCCAAAGTTTAAAGATTCAATAATTAAATGCCTTTCGAATAATCCAGATACAATGCTAGTTTATGATGAAGTACATCGTGTAAAAGGTGTACAAGCAAAGCGTGCGATTGCCGCCTTAGAAATAGCAGATAAAGTAGATTATCGTTATGTTTTAACAGGTACACCCATTCCTAATGGATATTTAGACATTT is a window from the Bacillus infantis NRRL B-14911 genome containing:
- a CDS encoding PDDEXK family nuclease — protein: MYRSKDLVVSAQIEIDNKISKYKGMKVSELKERLSMPMKDNKASFVQLARKMMGITNNQFGLCDNRVDAVLKTVRLTGMETPAEAMSFMPVDFKEWSEASSWESCSLYKYFNKKTLLLFIFQQYPTGKRVDDSEMTFLDAKVWKMSDYDLNHGLKEVWERVRYLINADKLEITPVKQKNGKIINKNNLPSGKFNSLGHLRPGAINGDDKLLLPTGQRIVKQRFWFNSEYVKEIIDL
- a CDS encoding DNA/RNA non-specific endonuclease codes for the protein MIKKMNYLISLLTIIFMAGCTNPEDASNTNADKVPQEETTVTVKPEAEKTASVPAGKETSTQSNNELFSGYELIEVDGGDVSGYRESKVVVDIGYGDREYWAFTNEYGQLVRVIADEIILQDDSTEPVSSSGRYYSDEAKVPGVESDVLDEGHIIADSLGGVSNAYNITPQDSTLNRHGDQAYMEDAIRKAGGATNFEAIITYPNTETQIPSSYQYTYTLMGNEIVDTFENVNPDEVNESLGLTSSEPSETTTTNTSGDISSVDTNGNGQVTIKEAKAAGFSMPITSDHWLYPYMDDRDGDGMVGE
- a CDS encoding ABC-F family ATP-binding cassette domain-containing protein; translated protein: MSVLYVKNLSHGFGDRAIFNDVSFRLLKGEHVGLVGANGEGKSTFMNIVTGKLQPDEGKVEWSRKVRVGYLDQNSVLQKGTTMREALSTAFQYLFDAEAEINELYGKMSDEGADIEALLAEVGELQETLDSNDFYQINSKVEEVARGLGLDDVGLDRDVDDLSGGQRTKVLLAKLLLEKPEILLLDEPTNYLDEQHIEWLKRYLQEYENAFILISHDIPFLNSVVNLIYHMENQELNRYVGDYDNFLNIHEMKKQQLESAYKRQQQEIAGLKDFVARNKANVATRNMAMSRQKKLDKMEVIELGREKPKPEFHFKEARAASRWIFTAEDLVIGYDEPLSRPLNLKMERGQKIAFVGANGIGKSTLLKSILGLVNPISGKVERGEYQHLGYFEQEVKEANYNTCIEEIWSEFPSMNQAEVRAALAKCGLTTKHIESKVEVLSGGEKAKVRLCKILNTETNLLILDEPTNHLDVDAKEELKRALKAYRGSILMVSHEPDFYREIATDIWNCEDWTTKVF
- a CDS encoding MutH/Sau3AI family endonuclease — protein: MALHEFTRKELDTILRNAVGKTLGESDVNNVFARTIKSPKITGIAGDVVEQSILGYPPDTDKNPDLMVDGIGTELKTTGIRRPRENSRSKNSVDLIYEAKEPMSITAVTPESITDEEFETSSFWRKLEHLLLVYYHYDSLETVPAAEYAKFFIKGYHFHEFSDEEKETLKNDWLIVRNFIQHLKDTYKDPTTEYSRISSELRKDLMLIDTAPKWPNRPRFRLKRTTVSTLVQKHFGAKLEKLDDTYSTFKELEEELHKLTQKYKNKTVGELMTQFNIPPTKRGLAPNSISEQIIVRMFGGTAKKLSNIEFFSKVGIIPKSIVQTTEGLRTEDTKFCEIDFKEWCDESIEFENSFVYNYFHEKQFLFIIFEEPTSKAPLMSNKFLGFKRLSINDSIIESKIKPVWEQVRYLINNDKLKETPVLDKNNKPTINKKSNTIRKSVNFPKSKDSAFFLKGTGGDASKKNHSINGINIYYYNLWLRGDVTVSMLNNIDFI
- a CDS encoding helix-turn-helix domain-containing protein; translated protein: MDKEQILYIGSTIKRLRAEQKLSQEDLAGLTGYSREYISKVEQNHIDPSLGAGTASIAKAFGLKTWELIKIAEENSDLEEK
- a CDS encoding ATP-dependent nuclease, with translation MKLTKLTIRNFKGIKELALDVENISIIIGPNNCSKSTVLEALCKFGSSDTMLEKNLYHRHNTSNPVSFHATFSDLTDEEINLHGIRASLHEPTGKFIVRAVYRLGEKVERASKLSGNEEHDLGNEGWNGKMGGGKNGTHFLSAFPEVIYIPAVKNANDDIKDSSPYMKTLYALYKDVIRGLDEYKEAKEKTQLLQDKINSHDNEKIKYFEEEVQGFLKEVTSTTIRFSVDVNPLDEIVSTSLKPNFDFNGLETMLAHQGNGVQRTFMLSILKGFKMYMKKYQGEDKGVNRPLIIAIEEPELYLHPHLARVFKETLYSLADEGFFQVLATSHSPNFIDLSKPHRTLAKLSLNEDKNVIVSQVNSDIYGLPSHEKDKFQALLRFNPYVNEIFFAKNVILVEGDTEVVALKLIGEKLVSSGDLDSEIYNRTSVVNCAGKGTMYVVLNVLNNFGIQYTCIHDFDMTEHNKKGEIKTVAALKKVLTLNHKIERLCNVKGNKKFVFQYTFEEEMPPDYEKGSSKSFAAYEYLQGKETIEMPLRLLNIVKSAYGIQLQQELDHKNSTVLEYYNWDNLNQAKSEWVPPDDSEFIISVWKGLNEQEQSEPVE